From Humibacter ginsenosidimutans, a single genomic window includes:
- a CDS encoding GNAT family N-acetyltransferase produces the protein MDARYRFSSRTDDIDRELVHRWLSEESYWAAGRDRAKQDAAIDGSRNYGVFDTQTGTQVAYARVVTDGVTFAWLCDVFVDPSQRGNGIGVGLIGGVISDLEPLGLKRIALATGDAHGLYAKFGFAPLENPSMWMARAGS, from the coding sequence ATGGATGCCCGCTACCGCTTCTCCTCCCGCACCGACGACATCGACCGCGAGCTCGTGCATCGCTGGCTGAGCGAGGAGTCGTACTGGGCTGCTGGCCGAGACCGTGCCAAGCAGGACGCTGCGATCGACGGCTCGCGCAACTACGGGGTGTTCGACACGCAGACCGGCACACAGGTCGCCTACGCCCGCGTCGTGACCGACGGTGTGACCTTCGCCTGGCTCTGCGACGTGTTCGTCGATCCGTCGCAGCGCGGCAACGGGATCGGCGTCGGCTTGATCGGCGGCGTGATCTCCGACCTCGAGCCGCTCGGCCTCAAGCGCATCGCCCTGGCCACGGGCGACGCGCACGGTCTGTACGCGAAGTTCGGGTTCGCACCGCTCGAGAACCCGTCGATGTGGATGGCTCGCGCCGGCAGCTGA